In a single window of the Flavobacterium sp. W4I14 genome:
- a CDS encoding hypothetical protein (product_source=Hypo-rule applied; superfamily=51905; transmembrane_helix_parts=Inside_1_23,TMhelix_24_46,Outside_47_215) — MNMLTSTSIQPVANDNRLNNKVRCFRLAICAITFCLLFSGCASFSDRPIRHHKVKLGKDEISKISGTYQLFPDLTYKKNGVTETLRYQPITERFHQYISKRGIYFKPSENVTVDVEVMDNNQIGFHFKKDSIIVDSVILSARLQSRGLLLLGNKYVEFQGVPYILGGSKSEKTRIGLASDGGLILNHAYDNSGALLLFIGAGLSYDSAYHFKRIK; from the coding sequence ATGAATATGCTAACCTCAACCTCAATTCAACCTGTTGCCAACGATAATAGGCTGAATAATAAAGTCCGCTGCTTTAGGCTGGCTATCTGTGCCATCACATTCTGCCTATTGTTTTCAGGCTGTGCTTCTTTTTCTGACAGGCCCATCAGGCACCACAAAGTTAAGCTGGGCAAAGACGAGATATCAAAAATTTCTGGAACTTATCAGTTATTTCCTGATTTAACCTATAAAAAGAATGGGGTGACTGAGACACTTCGTTATCAACCAATAACCGAGCGTTTTCATCAATATATCAGCAAACGTGGAATCTATTTTAAGCCTTCTGAAAATGTGACTGTAGATGTAGAGGTGATGGACAATAATCAGATCGGTTTTCACTTTAAAAAGGACAGTATAATTGTAGATAGTGTAATTCTATCGGCCAGGCTGCAATCGAGGGGTTTACTGCTTTTAGGAAACAAGTATGTCGAATTTCAGGGAGTGCCTTACATTTTGGGCGGCTCAAAAAGTGAGAAGACACGGATTGGACTGGCTAGCGATGGAGGGCTTATCTTAAATCATGCTTACGACAATTCCGGTGCGCTTTTACTGTTTATCGGTGCAGGTCTTTCTTACGATTCTGCTTATCATTTTAAAAGAATTAAATAA
- a CDS encoding transcriptional regulator with XRE-family HTH domain (product_source=COG1396; cog=COG1396; smart=SM00530,SM00948; superfamily=47413,57716), with amino-acid sequence MDNQQALFFQAIRSSLPEYQNLALSVAEELGISTNEAYKKIRGDSNLTFQQIIKLSDCFDVPFLYSPKQSLSVTFSYLSVNEDLDMIGYLRNLLDNIKAIKNSNKKHITITTDDIPLFHFFKYPELTSFKLFFWANSANNLEMPFSSSFLSDEIIKISQELHATYLEIPSTEIWSKDTVTGTLEQIRYAFEAGHLTDTELAVKIVEQVRYCLTDMNMYAISSKKTIDPNHTFNWYNCDVLGSIAYLVDFKDRMACYNRFNTFNYLRTEDQAYCKQTKQWMQGLIMKSVSFSGQGEKHRNKYLYNAFAECDKLLREITNG; translated from the coding sequence ATGGATAATCAACAAGCATTATTTTTTCAGGCCATCAGATCGTCCCTTCCCGAATACCAGAACCTGGCGCTGAGTGTAGCTGAAGAATTAGGAATAAGTACCAATGAGGCCTATAAGAAAATCAGGGGCGACAGCAACCTTACTTTTCAGCAGATCATCAAGCTTTCCGATTGTTTCGACGTCCCATTTCTGTACAGCCCGAAACAATCATTATCGGTTACTTTTAGCTATTTAAGTGTAAATGAAGATTTAGATATGATTGGCTATCTCCGGAATTTACTGGACAATATAAAAGCCATCAAGAACAGCAATAAGAAACACATTACCATTACGACCGACGATATTCCTTTATTTCATTTTTTCAAGTACCCTGAGCTCACCAGTTTTAAACTCTTCTTTTGGGCAAATAGTGCGAATAACCTGGAAATGCCGTTCAGCTCTTCCTTCCTATCCGATGAGATTATTAAAATTTCGCAAGAGCTGCATGCCACTTATCTGGAAATACCAAGCACCGAAATATGGTCTAAAGATACCGTAACAGGTACACTCGAACAGATCAGGTATGCATTCGAAGCCGGGCACCTTACCGATACCGAACTGGCCGTAAAAATTGTAGAGCAGGTAAGGTATTGCCTCACCGATATGAATATGTACGCCATTAGCAGCAAAAAAACCATCGACCCCAACCATACCTTTAACTGGTACAATTGTGATGTATTGGGAAGCATCGCTTACCTGGTCGATTTTAAAGACCGCATGGCCTGCTACAACAGGTTTAATACTTTTAATTACTTAAGAACCGAAGACCAGGCTTATTGCAAACAAACCAAACAATGGATGCAGGGCCTGATTATGAAATCGGTTTCTTTTAGCGGCCAGGGCGAAAAACACCGCAATAAATACCTGTATAATGCCTTTGCCGAATGCGACAAATTACTGAGGGAGATTACCAATGGTTAG
- a CDS encoding CopA family copper-resistance protein (product_source=TIGR01480; cath_funfam=2.60.40.420; cleavage_site_network=SignalP-noTM; cog=COG2132; pfam=PF00394,PF07731,PF07732; superfamily=49503; tigrfam=TIGR01480), whose amino-acid sequence MKFILVCCLSILLSSFAFGQHQHNEVKVTDPKKALLKASDVETLGNNRLPKVVRYDLYVADTTVTFGGKAKRAIAVNGQIPMPTLTFTEGDTAEIHVHNRLKESTSLHWHGLFLPNRYDGVPYLTQMPIEPNKTHVYRFPIIQNGTHWYHSHSGLQEQIGMYGAIILNKRKESAIPTVPVVLSEWTNMMPHEVDRRLHNANDWFAIKKGTTQSYAEAIKGGHFKTKLTNELKRMTAMDVSDVYYEAFLVNGKNQYQVPNKLKAGDKVRLRIANGGASTYFWLTYAGGKITVVANDGNDVTPVEVDRLIIAVSETYDVIVSIPENKSYEFLVTPEDRTKSASLWLGNGEKVPAQKLPKLKYFEGMKMMNEMMDMNGNLVQMEGMKMQNQVMDMNTVMYAELDDVGTDAVVADAHKAHNMGSDKGAKGPIKTLNYDMLRSPEKTVLPKAPTREMEFQLTGNMNRYVWTLDNKTISEEDKILIKKGENLRIILYNNSMMRHPMHLHGHDFRVINGQGDYAPLKNVLDIMPMERDTIEFSASESGDWFFHCHILYHMMSGMGKIFSYENSPLNPEIPNPKLAQRKLFADDRMFHFMAENDFASNGNDGMAMLANTRWSIGAEWRLGYNKMHGFETETHIGRYIDRMQWLMPFVGFDWRYRKMEAGEQESNIFGQKSTKDKRSMFSVGLAYTLPMLVVAQAEVYHDGNVRLQLMREDIPISKRLRASFMVNSDKEFMGGLKFITTKYMGISAHYDSDMGFGAGLTLNY is encoded by the coding sequence ATGAAGTTTATTTTAGTTTGTTGCCTTAGTATTTTGCTCAGTAGTTTTGCTTTTGGTCAACATCAGCACAACGAGGTAAAAGTAACTGACCCCAAAAAAGCTCTCCTAAAAGCAAGTGATGTGGAAACTTTAGGCAACAACAGGCTACCAAAGGTTGTGCGCTATGATTTATATGTTGCCGATACAACAGTAACTTTTGGCGGGAAAGCTAAAAGAGCCATTGCGGTGAACGGGCAAATACCCATGCCAACACTAACCTTTACCGAGGGCGATACAGCAGAAATACATGTGCACAACAGGCTAAAAGAGTCAACTTCGTTGCATTGGCACGGGCTGTTTCTCCCTAATCGATATGATGGGGTTCCGTATTTAACCCAAATGCCTATTGAACCCAATAAAACCCATGTTTACCGTTTCCCTATTATACAGAACGGTACCCATTGGTACCATAGCCATTCGGGCTTGCAGGAGCAAATTGGGATGTACGGTGCGATCATCTTAAATAAAAGAAAAGAGTCCGCTATACCTACAGTGCCTGTTGTTTTAAGTGAGTGGACAAATATGATGCCCCACGAAGTTGACAGGCGATTACACAATGCCAATGATTGGTTCGCGATAAAAAAAGGTACAACGCAGAGTTATGCTGAAGCAATAAAAGGCGGGCATTTCAAAACCAAGCTCACCAACGAACTGAAACGGATGACCGCCATGGATGTGAGTGATGTGTATTACGAGGCATTTTTAGTAAACGGAAAAAATCAATACCAGGTGCCAAACAAGCTCAAAGCAGGCGATAAGGTAAGGCTGCGGATTGCTAACGGAGGAGCATCTACCTATTTTTGGCTCACTTATGCTGGCGGTAAAATAACGGTAGTGGCCAATGATGGTAACGATGTAACACCCGTAGAAGTAGATCGGCTCATTATTGCCGTTTCCGAAACCTATGACGTGATTGTAAGCATCCCCGAAAATAAAAGTTACGAGTTTTTGGTAACACCCGAAGACCGTACCAAGTCGGCCTCGTTGTGGCTTGGCAATGGAGAAAAGGTGCCGGCTCAAAAATTGCCCAAATTGAAATATTTCGAAGGCATGAAAATGATGAACGAAATGATGGATATGAACGGTAATCTGGTGCAGATGGAAGGCATGAAAATGCAGAATCAGGTGATGGATATGAATACCGTAATGTATGCTGAGCTGGATGATGTGGGGACAGACGCTGTTGTTGCTGATGCGCACAAGGCCCATAATATGGGGAGCGACAAAGGCGCAAAAGGCCCCATAAAAACATTAAACTACGATATGTTGCGCTCGCCTGAAAAAACGGTTTTACCTAAAGCCCCAACCCGCGAAATGGAGTTTCAGTTAACAGGCAACATGAACCGTTATGTTTGGACTTTGGATAATAAAACCATTTCTGAGGAAGATAAAATCCTCATCAAAAAAGGCGAAAACCTGCGGATCATTTTATATAACAACAGTATGATGCGCCACCCTATGCACCTGCATGGGCACGATTTTAGGGTAATTAATGGCCAGGGCGATTATGCTCCTTTAAAAAATGTACTCGATATTATGCCCATGGAACGCGATACCATTGAGTTTAGCGCTTCTGAAAGTGGCGATTGGTTTTTTCATTGCCACATTTTATACCACATGATGAGTGGAATGGGTAAAATCTTTAGTTATGAAAACTCACCGCTAAATCCCGAAATCCCAAACCCTAAATTGGCACAGCGAAAACTTTTTGCCGATGACAGGATGTTTCATTTTATGGCCGAAAATGATTTTGCCAGCAACGGAAACGACGGTATGGCCATGTTGGCAAATACGCGCTGGAGCATTGGCGCCGAATGGCGCTTAGGTTACAATAAAATGCACGGCTTTGAAACCGAAACCCATATTGGCCGGTACATAGATAGAATGCAGTGGTTAATGCCTTTTGTGGGATTCGATTGGCGTTACCGGAAAATGGAAGCTGGCGAACAGGAAAGTAATATTTTTGGCCAAAAAAGCACTAAGGATAAAAGAAGTATGTTTAGTGTAGGGCTTGCCTATACCTTGCCTATGTTGGTAGTAGCGCAGGCAGAAGTTTATCACGATGGTAACGTTCGCTTGCAGTTAATGCGGGAAGATATACCGATTTCTAAACGCTTAAGGGCAAGCTTTATGGTAAATAGTGATAAAGAATTTATGGGCGGACTTAAATTTATTACCACTAAATACATGGGCATTTCTGCGCACTATGACAGCGATATGGGTTTTGGCGCAGGCTTAACGCTTAATTATTGA
- a CDS encoding hypothetical protein (product_source=Hypo-rule applied; cleavage_site_network=SignalP-noTM; pfam=PF11827), with the protein MKRLFKFWTINVLVLIVAGSTSAQEKTAAVNPLQAYYEVKDALISSNASVAGTKATTLINAIKANEKTKASKVLRDKILFDAEHIAESKDIEHQRDHFTSLSTDFYALVKAVKLNDKPVYYAYCPMKKSYWLSEGEAIKNPYYGNKMLTCGKVAEVLK; encoded by the coding sequence ATGAAAAGGTTATTTAAATTCTGGACAATCAATGTCCTTGTACTAATTGTGGCTGGCAGTACCTCAGCACAGGAAAAAACAGCAGCGGTTAATCCTTTGCAGGCTTATTACGAAGTTAAAGATGCCTTAATTAGCAGCAATGCAAGTGTGGCTGGCACCAAGGCTACCACATTAATTAATGCGATAAAAGCCAACGAAAAAACCAAAGCTTCGAAAGTATTGCGCGATAAAATATTATTTGATGCCGAGCACATTGCCGAGAGTAAAGATATCGAACATCAAAGAGATCATTTTACTTCTTTATCAACCGATTTTTATGCCTTGGTAAAAGCAGTAAAACTGAACGATAAACCTGTTTATTATGCTTATTGTCCGATGAAAAAAAGCTATTGGCTAAGTGAAGGCGAGGCGATAAAAAACCCATATTATGGTAACAAAATGTTAACTTGTGGTAAGGTTGCCGAAGTACTTAAATAA
- a CDS encoding endonuclease-3 (product_source=KO:K10773; cath_funfam=1.10.1670.10,1.10.340.30; cog=COG0177; ko=KO:K10773; pfam=PF00730; smart=SM00478,SM00525; superfamily=48150; tigrfam=TIGR01083) yields MLKKERYKLFVEHFSAKQPDAETELHYNNPYQLLVAVILSAQCTDKRVNMVTPALFQRFPNAKALAEATPDIVFDYIRSISYPNNKAKHLVGMANILVNEFNDVVPSGIDDLQKMPGVGRKTANVIASVIYNAPAMAVDTHVFRVANRLGLTNGKTPLAVEKDLVKNLPEHDIHIAHHWLILHGRYVCVARSPKCDVCEITYMCRYFERLTAQNERDKLKA; encoded by the coding sequence ATGCTTAAAAAAGAACGCTACAAACTTTTTGTAGAACATTTTTCGGCCAAGCAGCCTGATGCAGAAACCGAGTTACATTATAATAATCCCTATCAGCTTTTAGTGGCGGTAATCCTTTCAGCACAATGCACCGATAAAAGGGTAAACATGGTAACCCCTGCGCTTTTTCAACGCTTCCCTAATGCTAAAGCGCTGGCCGAAGCTACTCCCGATATTGTTTTCGATTACATCAGAAGCATCAGCTACCCCAACAACAAGGCAAAACACCTGGTGGGTATGGCTAATATTCTGGTCAATGAATTTAACGATGTGGTACCTTCGGGGATTGACGATTTACAGAAAATGCCAGGTGTTGGCCGTAAAACCGCCAATGTAATCGCCTCAGTAATTTATAATGCACCAGCCATGGCGGTTGATACCCACGTTTTCCGTGTGGCCAACCGCTTGGGTTTAACCAATGGCAAAACCCCGCTGGCGGTTGAAAAAGATTTAGTTAAAAACCTACCTGAACACGATATCCACATTGCACACCACTGGCTTATTCTGCACGGACGTTACGTTTGTGTAGCCAGAAGCCCCAAATGTGATGTTTGTGAAATTACCTACATGTGCAGGTACTTCGAACGCTTAACCGCCCAAAACGAAAGAGATAAATTAAAAGCTTAA
- a CDS encoding recombination protein RecA (product_source=KO:K03553; cath_funfam=3.40.50.300; cog=COG0468; ko=KO:K03553; pfam=PF00154; smart=SM00382; superfamily=52540,54752; tigrfam=TIGR02012), whose protein sequence is MSTANPDKLKALQLTLDKLEKSYGKGTIMKLGDSAIEPIDFISTGSISLDIALGIGGIPKGRVIEIYGPESSGKTTLATHIIAEAQKKGGIAAFIDAEHAFDQFYAKKLGVDTDNLLISQPDNGEQALEIADNLIRSGAIDVIVIDSVAALVPKSEIEGEMGDSKMGLHARLMSQALRKLTGTISKTGCCCIFINQLRDKIGVMFGNPETTTGGNALKFYASVRLDIRRISQIKDSDEVSGNRVKVKIVKNKVAPPFRIAEFDVMFGEGISKNGEIIDLGVDFGIIKKAGSWFSYGDTKLGQGRDAVKQLLSDNPELAEELEIKIKAEVTGDKLAEK, encoded by the coding sequence ATGAGCACTGCAAATCCAGATAAATTAAAAGCCCTACAACTTACCTTAGATAAGCTAGAGAAATCATACGGTAAAGGTACCATCATGAAACTTGGCGATTCTGCCATTGAGCCAATAGATTTTATTTCTACCGGATCAATCAGTTTAGATATTGCTTTAGGTATTGGCGGTATTCCAAAAGGCCGTGTAATTGAAATCTATGGTCCGGAATCTTCTGGTAAAACAACTTTAGCTACACACATTATTGCCGAAGCACAGAAAAAAGGTGGTATTGCTGCTTTTATCGATGCAGAGCATGCTTTTGATCAGTTTTACGCAAAGAAACTAGGTGTAGATACCGATAACCTTTTAATTTCTCAACCAGATAATGGTGAGCAGGCATTAGAAATTGCCGATAACCTGATCCGTTCGGGTGCTATTGATGTCATTGTAATTGACTCTGTTGCCGCTTTGGTTCCTAAAAGTGAAATTGAGGGCGAAATGGGCGACAGTAAAATGGGTTTACATGCCCGCTTAATGAGTCAGGCATTACGTAAATTAACCGGAACAATTTCTAAAACCGGATGTTGCTGTATTTTCATTAACCAGTTACGTGATAAAATTGGGGTAATGTTTGGTAACCCTGAAACCACAACTGGTGGTAATGCGTTGAAATTTTATGCATCCGTACGTTTAGATATCCGTCGTATTTCACAGATCAAAGATTCTGATGAAGTTTCCGGTAACCGCGTTAAAGTAAAAATTGTTAAAAATAAAGTGGCTCCTCCTTTCCGTATCGCCGAATTTGATGTGATGTTCGGTGAAGGTATTTCTAAAAACGGTGAGATCATCGACTTAGGTGTTGATTTTGGGATCATCAAGAAAGCAGGATCATGGTTCTCTTACGGAGATACCAAACTTGGCCAAGGTAGAGATGCCGTAAAACAATTGTTAAGCGACAACCCTGAACTTGCAGAAGAATTAGAAATTAAAATTAAAGCCGAAGTAACCGGCGATAAATTGGCTGAGAAATAA
- a CDS encoding putative membrane protein (product_source=COG4720; cog=COG4720; superfamily=161111; transmembrane_helix_parts=Outside_1_4,TMhelix_5_24,Inside_25_32,TMhelix_33_55,Outside_56_65), with amino-acid sequence MTGASLIFWIVCAIPLIGILYWLIRNDKNKLKGSWGVIILGALVIAALLVIVYVTKDFNAIFSQN; translated from the coding sequence ATGACTGGAGCATCGTTAATATTTTGGATCGTTTGCGCGATACCGCTAATCGGTATTTTATATTGGTTGATCAGAAATGACAAAAACAAACTAAAAGGAAGCTGGGGCGTGATTATTTTAGGTGCTTTGGTTATTGCTGCACTTTTGGTAATTGTGTATGTAACCAAAGATTTTAACGCCATTTTTAGCCAGAATTAA
- a CDS encoding N6-L-threonylcarbamoyladenine synthase (product_source=KO:K01409; cath_funfam=3.30.420.40; cog=COG0533; ko=KO:K01409; pfam=PF00814; superfamily=53067; tigrfam=TIGR03723): MSVILAIESSCDDTSVAICNNGKITANVIANQTIHQNYGGVIPELASRVHQQNIVPAVQQALINAKVTKQDINAVAFTRGPGLLGSLLVGVSFAKSFALALNIPLISVNHMHAHILAHFIDDPMPSFPFICLTVSGGHTQIVLVKDYFDMEIIGETLDDAAGEAFDKTAKLLALPYPGGPLIDKHAQHGNPLAFKFAEPQIADLNFSFSGFKTSILYFIRKQEKENRNFIAENLADICASVQHSIVQILLNKLKKAAKQYGINEIAIAGGVSANSGLRNGLQQTADELGWKIYIPAFQYCTDNAGMIAIAGYQKYLKQDFVGQDVSPMARMEF; encoded by the coding sequence TTGTCTGTTATACTTGCTATCGAGTCTTCTTGCGATGATACATCTGTTGCTATTTGTAACAACGGCAAAATTACTGCCAATGTTATTGCAAACCAAACAATTCATCAAAATTATGGTGGTGTTATACCTGAATTAGCTTCAAGGGTACATCAACAAAATATTGTGCCTGCCGTACAACAAGCTTTAATTAATGCTAAAGTTACAAAACAGGACATCAATGCTGTCGCTTTTACACGCGGCCCCGGTCTTTTAGGATCGCTGCTCGTTGGTGTTTCTTTCGCAAAATCTTTTGCATTAGCTTTAAATATACCTTTAATTTCTGTCAATCATATGCATGCGCACATCTTAGCGCACTTTATTGATGATCCTATGCCAAGTTTTCCGTTTATCTGTTTAACCGTTTCGGGCGGGCACACGCAAATTGTGCTGGTAAAAGATTACTTTGATATGGAAATAATTGGCGAAACTTTGGATGATGCTGCGGGTGAAGCTTTCGATAAAACCGCTAAATTACTGGCCTTGCCTTATCCGGGAGGGCCGCTGATCGATAAACATGCACAGCACGGGAATCCGTTGGCCTTTAAATTTGCCGAACCGCAAATTGCCGATCTGAATTTTAGCTTCAGCGGTTTTAAAACTTCTATCCTGTATTTTATCAGGAAGCAGGAAAAAGAGAACCGTAATTTTATTGCCGAAAATTTAGCTGATATCTGTGCATCGGTTCAACATAGCATTGTGCAGATTTTGCTGAATAAGTTGAAGAAAGCGGCAAAACAATACGGGATTAATGAAATTGCTATTGCAGGGGGTGTTTCGGCGAACTCTGGTTTAAGAAATGGATTACAGCAAACTGCCGATGAACTGGGCTGGAAGATATATATTCCTGCCTTTCAATACTGTACAGATAATGCAGGGATGATCGCTATAGCAGGTTATCAAAAATATTTAAAACAGGATTTCGTAGGACAGGATGTTTCGCCAATGGCGAGGATGGAATTTTAA